A segment of the Bactrocera neohumeralis isolate Rockhampton chromosome 3, APGP_CSIRO_Bneo_wtdbg2-racon-allhic-juicebox.fasta_v2, whole genome shotgun sequence genome:
ttgaaatattgaattcaATTCTAATTGCATATGGACGggagagaaaagaagaaaacgacACATTCGCCTGTACCATGAAGTCTGTTCAAGTCCCTCGCCTAAAGTAAGTACATCAATatgaaagttacaaaaaaatgttttagcaaagagatgtttttgaaaaataatatattaagaagtcttattattttattatatagttttaaaaatctgATTATaagttatttcttattaatatttgtaagaGATATCTTATAAATGTAAAGATAATTAtcttttttccccctttttactcaaatttttacagaaatattaagaaaaatgatAAGAATTTCATaaatgaacatacataaatCTGTTtgagaaaagaagaaataattatgaattatattaaaaagaatTTCTGAGGTAAACCAAATGGaattctttatatatatttttttttcatttcttacgTCCACGTCTCAGCCTAAAACCTGTTAATGAAAACAATCTTATcaattttatgtgtttttcgCTCTGTATGAATTTAACCCCGCAGTGGGGCTCTTATTCAGTCCAGTGATCGTACTCAAGAGTGAGTTGCAAGATGAACGATTTATCGAGAAATCCCTCacaatactatatatttatgtagctTCATATTAGGTGTGTTTTATTTGATTATCATAAGCTAATTGGCCCTATTCCCGTTATCGTAGTCGCTGTCGTTTTAATTGTGGTTTCCAAGTTGTAGTCGCTGTTATCGTCGTTTTGTTCCTAAATTCGTAGTCTTGATGTATGTCGTAACgccaaagaaaaacaagaaaaaacgttaacttcggctgcaccgaagctaatatacccttcacagctgcatttcttttagtaactatgtgttcagtttgtatggaagctatatgctatagtaatccgttctgaacaagttttttagagattacattgttgccttagaaaataatctgtaccaaatttcatgaatatactttgtcaaataaaaaagttttccatacaataactttattttgatcgttcagtttgtacggcagctatatgttatagtggtccgatatgagcagttccgacaaatgagcagcttcttgaagagaaaatgacgtttgcaaaatttcaaaaggatatctgaaaaactgagggactagttcgtatatatacaggcagacggacggacggacggacggacagataaatagacggacatggttaaatcgactcagttcaacatactgatcatttatatatatactttatagggtctccgacgcttctttctgggtgttacaaacatcgtgacaaacttaatataccctgttcagcgtAGAACAAGCGTAATTAAAACTAAGAAAGTAAGGTAAAGCCCAATAGAGCGAAACTGAAACGCACGTTCTTATTGGTTGttttgctgaaatttttttttccgttTTAGCAAATTAAGTATAATAAGACAATAATAGAATTTCGAACTGTTTCATGTTGGAGAAGTTTTCATATTCTCATCAAATAATCGCGCTCGCTTCCTCTCGCTCTCAATTACTACAAAGACAATGCACTACTGTTATTCTGTCGTGCACTTGCAACTCGCAAAAGTAGCCTCCACATTAGCTTAAAGAATATTTTCTCTCTCGCAGCACTTCGACACTATTTTCCTTTTACTCATAACCCATCTAAGTAGGTATAGCGATGCATGGAATTCTTATCGGAAATCAAAGCACTTGCGGTACTTTTAATTTCCTCGTGTAAAAAATGAGAGCCGATATTTAATTCCCTGCCATCACGTAAGTTCTTCCGATATCTACCGCTCATTTAATGCCAAGGTTGCTGTATTGGGCAACAAAATACGCATATTTTGTTCTGACTCATTTAGGCGATCGTTCAAGATGTTCCATACTGCCTCACTTCTAAATCGTTCGCAATATACTTAGGCTAGCAAAGGAAATCCTTAAAATCTATGGAAAGACCACGTTCCGATGCTCCCGAAATGGCTTTAACTGGCAAACTTTTCATTATTGGATATAAAAGTGACGTCCAGTACCTCAATTCTGTTGTATGCTACGATCCAATTACAAACATTTGAACTTCATACGCGAATGTGCATAAGGCTCGTGATCTGTTTAGTGTAAGTGCAATCAATAAAATTTCACACACAtatcaatattattatatagatTTTAGATAAACATTCACCACGGGCGCGCTTATATTGCGGATGTGAAAAAGCTGATTATATTACGAACGACGAATAGATAAATGGACAGAAGTTAGATGGGAGAATATAGATCCTCTCAGCAAGATCttttacaatttgtttttttgttcgtAGATTTGTGTTTTACAGTCGGGTGCAGGGTGCGTCGACtgcatttataatataatagtaaatatatatgtggaaTCAGCTTTGAGGCATTGGGGAAGTGTGACGCTGACGAAAATGTTGAGTGGATCGAAAAGACGCGCTTGCCAAGAGAAGACAGTTATTTAAGTTTTGTTGCGCTGACGGCTTTACTTGAATGAATAATACTGTTGCAAtagttattattgttaaaaCTTGCGATCGAcatccaaaaaatatatatctttataCTAGTGCAAGTATTCAGTCTTTTAGGAAACTGAACTTCACATACGCAGACAGCAGAATATTGTCAATTTGACTTACCCCGAGCGTTTTGGTAATGTTAAATGATCTTTATGATCTTACTGATCTTTACTACGGATATTAGTCTGGCTACTCTGAGAGCAGAACTATTTAACCCTGTTCTGGCAACACACTTTAAACCTCATCAACACAGAGACATGAATGTTATATTTGCGAGAGCGCAAAATGGTCTCTTTTCTCTGCTATCGTTGTACTTAGTAGCTCGGATGTAGAAAAATGTTTTAGCTGGAGTATTGTGTGACTAGCTAAGCGATTCAATAGTTCAGTTGTCTTTAATTTGTGCTGTGACGAGTGTGCTTACATTTCTTCATTACTATGTATATATCGTATGTATtaacacaaaattaatatatgttaatgttaaaatatcgaaaatcaTAAGCATTATTCATTTCGAAAATTGTTTCTACACTTTATTGTAATATAACGGGAATTATACCAACGTTTTGAATAACTGCGTACAGTTGGAAAGCAAGTAGAACAACCAGAATACTACTTTTGCACATTCATAAAATGCATTCTATGccgatattttcaatatttattaagttGGTATAACCCCGAATCCGCCGTGACTTTAACCTATTATTTCTGCCGTTTGCATAAGCATCCTTTGTAAGATGTTTGCATTTgaagttcaacattttcaaaagcAATAAATGCGATTTCTTtaagttcaataaattttaaatacatacagacatatgtacatatatgcaattatAAATTAGTATAACTGTAATGAAACAATCTACACTGAAATATGTGAAAACGGTACTTCCATTGTGCGCGTGATGGGTAGTAAAGTCAAATCCGATTTTACTTGAGTTTtacaagtttttattttcagaagTCGACCAAGCATCGAATCTTGACATTCGGTTTTACAGTTAAgtgattaatttttaagttcaaCATACGAGCACAAGAAACCTCGCGATCAAAATGcaaatctaaatatttattgattatttctactaaaatttgatttttggtcaatatatttattaaaacggCAACTAGTGccttgtggattttttttttaaagtaaagaaTGCCTCAAGTTCAAAGTGTGACGGATGTggaaaataactgaaatataataatttattaccaGATTACCAATTAAATACTCCTAATCAAAATCGATCAAAACCAGTGAGTGAGAAGGACAGACTCCGACGACGGAAGAATAACAGTTTAACAAATTACAGAaatctataatttttctttgctcttttctttgttttcttattGTTGTCAGTAATTTTATTATGCAGTCGAAATGTCATCGATTACTTCGCTCGGTTAATCGATTCTTGAAATCGAAAACTAAAAACTCGAGAATTGTTATTCAATATAAATCGAGAAATagtaaaccaaaaattgtttaatttaaaaattttataaagaaattgaGTAAAGCATTTGAGTTTAGAATTTGGGAGattttcagtgaattaaaaaaaaaaaatattcacatcATTTCCCtcaatttcattcaaatatcaCACATATTGATCGCAAAATCCATTCAAAGTCGTCTGAAAGTTGGGAAATCACTTTATCGGAAACATTTGAGCTGGAGGAAGGTTCCAATATCGGAAGGTTGCATTAAGCTATAAACTATAAGTTTACTTGTTCTACTTGATAACTTGAAAGCAAAAGTCGagttgaatttaattatttaaaacattttattccatattgtttttttttattataaaaggaagaaaaattcatcatcaaactTCATAGAGAAATTAATGGCGAAAATATTTAGCCGCTACAACAAACAGTCTCTAATCGATGTGACATTTAAAGTATCAAACCCAACGGCTGTGTAAGTATTACTTTCACCTCATAAAATGATTtcgattaatatttataatttttggactTCACAGTGTACCCGCGCATCGTTTGATGCTCGCAGCAGCGAGTCCCTACTTCGAGAACCTTTTCAAAGGCGATCAAGGCAATAATCCCGACATCGAGATAAATGATATCGATAGCGATATTTTTAAGGGTCTAATAACCTTTTGTTACACCGGAGAGGCCCTCATTACCGTTAACAATGTCGGTGCCATGCTAAAGGGGGCactcattttgcaattggatgATGTCACGAATAGTTGTGTGGACTGGATTATGACAAATATTAGTGAATACACATTGCAGGCTGCTTACACGCTCCAGCGAGAAACGCAGTGTGAACGGCTTAAGGAAAAACTCAtcgaatatgaaataaaaaacttcatGGAGGTGAGTATAATGCCTCGCAATATCGGTACTTGTGTAATCGACATTCTGTTTCTAATAATACTAGATCAGTCGACTGGATGAGTTTCTGAGTTTTGATGTAGAAAAATTGCAACGTATTCTGGAATCTGACAATTTGAATATAACTCGTGAGGAAGATGCCTACGATGCCATAAAACGCTGGTTCAATTACGATGTTCCTGCACGTCAAGAATCACTGCCACTTTTAATAGCTTGTCTCCGGCTTACCCAATTCAATGCGGACTTTCTGTTGACACACATACAGCCGTTACCTGGTTGTGAGCTGCTGGCCCACCAGGCGATATCGTGGATCAGAGAGCCTGCAGCACGAACAAAGATAAATATGCGATTTACAGAACCACGTGCTACTTGTGAGAAAACATTGCTGGCGCTTTGCCACTCAGAGGTA
Coding sequences within it:
- the LOC126752373 gene encoding kelch-like protein 1, with amino-acid sequence MYISKKNSSSNFIEKLMAKIFSRYNKQSLIDVTFKVSNPTAVVPAHRLMLAAASPYFENLFKGDQGNNPDIEINDIDSDIFKGLITFCYTGEALITVNNVGAMLKGALILQLDDVTNSCVDWIMTNISEYTLQAAYTLQRETQCERLKEKLIEYEIKNFMEISRLDEFLSFDVEKLQRILESDNLNITREEDAYDAIKRWFNYDVPARQESLPLLIACLRLTQFNADFLLTHIQPLPGCELLAHQAISWIREPAARTKINMRFTEPRATCEKTLLALCHSEMNPRVLQYNKAEDKWHEYASLEIDYTHYRTVLKEDNILFIGGCKSGVSSNIVRSWNIRNKTWQNLCVMKQARCGHCVVELDGKIYAIGGVEHGSEGKKVLSSVERYTPSAGWEFVNSLTVGRFDASAASLNGKLYVLGGRNVSGALKLVESFNPDSNTWTSCADMTECRVSPCVAAHKGHIYVLDTNSANRRQNVEHYDPRRNIWSKICCLNADWARIAGMSLDNKLWFIGRPKSDDRSSVSVYDEDNDRWVKKCSLPNVDRYASCIVPVALLSSK